A stretch of Ischnura elegans chromosome 4, ioIscEleg1.1, whole genome shotgun sequence DNA encodes these proteins:
- the LOC124157254 gene encoding uncharacterized protein LOC124157254 — MDTFCDICFTYFRDRLAHEASDVHQRHVLQNSVGVNPEEYKLCEICYTYFRDRLAHEASEVHQRHVLQGSVGTNAIEDKLCEVCYTYFRDRLTHEASEVHQRHVSVGANTIEDKLCEICYTYFRNKVSHESSEVHRRHVLRQVGAGNVKGMVEVQSAAKNRLKTYWVSGLDEGSDLITFLNNIRLLVIEKIKYVLESSPVKINVLVKCNFSKEELTDERWFKTENVRIFETDNVDEIVEHLFAKLLKEKSEHQAKGSGWTLREISGLELRINKYRPLGGSTFIELPKRIYDTKSVINVKNNDIYCFKYAIYSKYMAETAPRYSCSRVIKYIKDKNFETKYDWNCIKYPVILRDISKFEIKNNISINVFGIDEKNNVYPLKVVDEELSDHRDLLYLVKENKSHYCWIKSFNKLLHSQITKNHNYIYVCKRCFCHFHTHEKLEIHRLDCMKNAPSKIIMPGDDEKLLKFKNVGRAMRVPAIVVADFESILPKVQHCCSNDEHSYSYSR; from the exons ATGGACACTTTTTGTGACATTTGTTTcacttattttagagatagacttGCTCATGAAGCTAGTGACGTTCATCAAAGACATGTTTTACAGAATAGTGTTGGAGTTAATCCGGAAGAATATAAACTTTGTGAAATTTGTTacacttattttagagatagacttGCACATGAAGCTAGTGAGGTACACCAAAGACATGTTTTACAAGGTAGTGTTGGAACTAATGCGATAGAAGATAAACTTTGTGAAGTTTGTTacacttattttagagatagacttACACATGAAGCTAGTGAAGTACACCAAAGACATGTTAGTGTTGGAGCTAATACAATAGAAGATAAACTATGTGAAATTTGTTACACATATTTTCGTAACAAAGTCTCTCATGAGAGTAGTGAGGTTCATAGAAGACATGTTTTACGACAAGTTGGAGCAGGAAATGTAAAGGGAATGGTTGAAGTTCAATCGGcagcgaaaaatagattaaagacTTACTGGGTTAGTGGGTTGGATGAGGGAAGTGATTTAATCACATTTCTGAATAATATCAGGTTACTggtcattgagaaaattaaatatgtattggaaTCTTCTCCggtaaaaatcaatgttttggtcaagtgTAATTTTTCTAAAGAGGAACTTACGGATGAAAGATGGTTTAAAACGGAAAATGTTAGAATATTTGAGACTGACAATGTAGATGAAATTGTAGAGCATCTGTTTGCtaaattactaaaagaaaaatccGAACATCAAGCAAAGGGATCAGGGTGGACTTTACGTGAAATTTCAGGTTTAgaattacgaataaataaatatcgtcctCTGGGCGGATCCACTTTCATCGAACTCCCAAAGAGAATTTATGATACCAAATCAGTAATAAATGTTAAGAATAATGATATATACTGCTTTAAATATGCGATTTATTCCAAATACATGGCAGAAACAGCACCTAGATATTCATGCTCtagagttataaaatatattaaggataaaaattttgaaacaaagtatgattggaattgcattaaatatccggttattttgagagatattagtaaatttgaaataaaaaataatatttctattaatgttTTCGGTATAGATGAGAAAAATAACGTGTATCCTTTAAAAGTTGTGGATGAAGAACTATCTGATCATAGAGATTTACTTTAtctagttaaagaaaataaatcacattattgttggattaaatcgtttaataaattgcttcattcacaaattacgaaaaatcataattatatatACGTTTGCAAACGCTGCTTCTGTCATTTTCATACGCATGAAAAACTCGAAATACATCGTTTAGATTGTATGAAAAATGCTCcttctaaaataattatgccgggagatgatgaaaaattgttgaaatttaaaaatgttggtcGTGCAATGCGTGTCCCTGCCATAGTTGTAGCCGATTTTGAGTCAATACTTCCGAAGGTTCAACATTGTTGCTCGAATGATGAGCATTCTTATTCGT ACTCTCGGTGA